The DNA window ATCGGAGGATGTCCTGCGAACAATGGTCGGCCGGCTGCTGGAAGCCGAGcaggagcaacagcagcaggatcAGGCAAGGGCCGAGGCTCTCGAGAGCTCTGCCGCCAATCAGAGGTCCTTCGATCCTTTGAAGAACGAACGGAAGTTCACGGACAACCTGATCAGCCACACACCCAGGCCCATGGGAAAACGGATGCGGAGGGATGTTACCTCCTCCGAGCCGACTTCCTCCATGCATGGTGAGTTAGGAAGGGATTCTAGAGCTAGAGATTCTAACCTTCCCCGCTCCTTTTAGCTGATCCTGTCATAGAGTTCTTCAATCCCAACCACCGCAAGGTCCTCGAGGAACAGGACACGGAGATCCGGAAGAGAACCGGCCAGAAGGGCGCTGCTCCCGGCGGTGATGAATGGATCTATTTGAACACCTATTGCCGCGTCCCGGAGAAGATCATCACGGGCTTCTGCAAGGGCACCCAGGACTACTGTCCGCCGGCGCCTCAGGGTCCTGTGGGCGAGGCGGGTCCCAAAGGACCCACCGGTAATCCTGGCCTGCCGGGTATACCCGGTCCCAAGGGCAATCGCGGGGATGTGGGCCTGCCCGGAGCACCGGGTGTGGACGGAGTGGGTCACCAAGGACCAGCAGGACCTCGAGGCCAGAAGGGCGATGCTGGCGCCGTGGGACGGGCCGGCCTGGACGGTCGGGATGGAGTGCCTGGTGAGCCGGGACTCGACGGAGTGCCGGGACGAGCGGGAGCCGACGGCAAGAACGGTCTACCCGGAAGGGATGGCAAGGATGGACTGCACGGCAAGGATGGCAAGGACGGCATGTCCATAACAGGACCCAAGGGCGCCCAGGGTCCACCCGGAGAAAGGGGCTTAAAGGGTGAGTATCAGAAATactttaaaaaactattaaacctaTTATCCTTCTCCAACAGGCATTGCAGGACCTCGTGGTCGTCCTGGCAAGCCTGGTACTAACGGCACGCCTGGGGTTCCAGGAATCAATGCCTGGAAAATGCAATTCCCCAACGGCACCTCCTCCAACGATCTCCTCATTCCACCCTCGATAACAGGTGAGATTCTTGagcttaatttaaaaatttaaatataaaatataaatattttataatttatttttcatttttactaAAGACCTGCATAACCCGGAATTCCATCGCACGATTATTGTGGAGGAAGGCCGCTCCTTGAACTTGAGTTGCTCTGCCACCGGAAATCCGGCTCCTCAAGTGGAGTGGCGCCGCGAAGATGGTCGGACCATTAATGTCAATGGCATGGAGAGTAAGTGTTTTGGGGGATTTGGGAATTATTTAGGAAAAAGGATAAACTAAtaccctttttttaattttattaaatattttaacttgattttaaagagttttcaaaataattgaAGATTTTATATTGAAAGCTTCTTATAAGCCCTTTAATTACATGCTTTTAAAGCACTGTTTTATGTACATTTTCCAATGCTTGAAAGTGCTTTTAAAACCGGTTTTCAACACTGCTTTTggaactatttttttaaactttggaaacttttttttaaaccaaaataaaaagcagTTTTCCAACCCTTTAAATTATCCTAAAAATATCTCTTTTATAAACctcttaaaaattatttgaaaaacctCCCATTAACCCCATTTTAACCCTATTTTTTTGTACCTTCACCCAGTGGCATCTATTAGCGGGCAATACCTAAAGTTCACCAACATAACGAGACACCAAATGGCGGCCTACACCTGTTATGCCAACAATGGAATAGCTCCAGTTGCCAATGCCACCTTCATAGTGGAAGTTCATTgtgagtttttaaatgttAAGCTTCAAACTCATGAAAatctattattattaaatatttcttaaccCTTAGTTGCCCCCATGATATCGGTCTATAGACAAACTATCTATGCCGAGTACCAGAGCAGCGCCACTTTGGAATGCCAAGTGGAGGCCTTTCCGGAAGCGATTCGTTACTGGGAGAGGGCTTACGATGGCAAAATTCTAGATCCCAGTGACAAATATGGCATTGAATCATATCCAGATGGGTAaaaataggtttttttttaattttaaatatttcttaaattttttgatttatattttttaggaaCTTTAAGACCTCTATGCGTTTAACTATCAGCAGTTTGCGGAAAGATGACTTTGGTTACTATCACTGTGTGGCCAGAAATGAACTAAATGCCACGATGGTTAACTTTGAGGTGGCACGTAAGTTTCAGGGcttcaattttaattatttttatatattctaaagttttaaaaaattttagctcaaGATCCAAATAGTGAGACACCCTATGTGGGAAACAGCATCAAGGTTTATGGCCAAAGACCACCAGAAAGTGAATGTCCAGTTTGCGATCAATGTCCAGATCCTAGGTGGGCTTtctagttttaattttaaacattttcaatattttatatatatttttttaaacattttttagtcTCTACCAATGCAAGGACTCTatattgaataattttgaaatacAAGCCACTGGTAATCTCAGTTATCCTGGCTTaccaaaaagacaaaaaagtatgtattaaaaaatatatattttaaaatatacttttaataatttctctTCCAAAAAAGCCTGCTATTTATATGCTGTTGGAAAACCAGTTTTCCACAAAGTCGTTAATG is part of the Drosophila bipectinata strain 14024-0381.07 chromosome XL, DbipHiC1v2, whole genome shotgun sequence genome and encodes:
- the LOC108129605 gene encoding uncharacterized protein, producing the protein MFLAVNQSLQNGTKKKRKRRPQASGQQDTDSPDSLDDPATAPPLQAIPPLNSSASSDQLVVKAASPAECEVCQCPGRKSLMLIYIYLGALSLILASLTIVFYTQDQSGSVPIDSPARTREFRAQFQAELMRSEDVLRTMVGRLLEAEQEQQQQDQARAEALESSAANQRSFDPLKNERKFTDNLISHTPRPMGKRMRRDVTSSEPTSSMHADPVIEFFNPNHRKVLEEQDTEIRKRTGQKGAAPGGDEWIYLNTYCRVPEKIITGFCKGTQDYCPPAPQGPVGEAGPKGPTGNPGLPGIPGPKGNRGDVGLPGAPGVDGVGHQGPAGPRGQKGDAGAVGRAGLDGRDGVPGEPGLDGVPGRAGADGKNGLPGRDGKDGLHGKDGKDGMSITGPKGAQGPPGERGLKGIAGPRGRPGKPGTNGTPGVPGINAWKMQFPNGTSSNDLLIPPSITDLHNPEFHRTIIVEEGRSLNLSCSATGNPAPQVEWRREDGRTINVNGMEMASISGQYLKFTNITRHQMAAYTCYANNGIAPVANATFIVEVHFAPMISVYRQTIYAEYQSSATLECQVEAFPEAIRYWERAYDGKILDPSDKYGIESYPDGNFKTSMRLTISSLRKDDFGYYHCVARNELNATMVNFEVAPQDPNSETPYVGNSIKVYGQRPPESECPVCDQCPDPSLYQCKDSILNNFEIQATGNLSYPGLPKRQKTCYLYAVGKPVFHKVVNEKFGSWLRDPAPESDREKTFVTNENDPYNLFEFTTRIQYRMNSVPRRKYEIPEGFYGNAHVVFNNSFYYHQRNSDLVVKLDLTSLKKITTQLPYAGVAAANRLYTTDYNYMDFNVDEVGLWVIYSTYNSNNTLVAKLDAETLKMQYNFNITLDHHQFGEMFIVCGNLYAIDSGTDKNTQIRYVVDLYKGKLLNTNLPFSNPFSHTTTVGYNPLTVELYSWDKGNALTYPIRYNEQRLITDNS